TCATGTTAATCAGATTACGAAGGCGCAGATTGCGGCCGCCGCGCCGATGACCTTAGACTTAGGTCAACAAATTATTGCTTGGTTACAAGCCAATCCGATTCAAGCCGCTAAACCTGAATATTATCGTTAATTAGTTGAATTACAAAACGCTAGTCCCCATCAAAATGATGGTCGACTAGCGTTTTTGTCATAGGTTCACTTTAGCCCGTTAAGTAATGTTTGCCACCAAGTTGTGAGTGGCTGTGTTGCAGATTGCAGGGCACCTGCCGTTAACCCAATGCCTGGAACCACCGTTGTTGTTGGTAATAGGCTGGCAAAGTCGGCTTCATAGTTGCCGGGTGTTCCGGCATCAGTATAAAAAGGTGCGACTGTGCCTGAATAGGTTGTGAGTTGTTTTAGAAATGTGCGAACCGGAGTAGCAACTTTTGCCGACCACACGGGACCACCGACTAAAATGATGGCATATTGGGTTAGCTCAGGCCATGAATTGGTTAGTTCAGGTAAGTGTCCACTAGCTAGTTGCTGATTAGCAACATCGGCGGTGGCGAACATGTCGCTAGGAAAAGTGCCTGGTGCAACCGTGAGTTCAATCCGGGTTGCCGCCGTGAGTTGTTGCAATTGAGCCGCCATTGCGGCCGTTGTTTGTGACCATGAATAATCAACGATTAATACTTTTTTTGCCATATTAAGCACTCCTTATGATTTGATTGCCTCTAGCATACAGGGTTAAAGTAAGTTGAAGGCAAGGCTTTTTGCTAAAATAATCGAGACTATTTTAGCAGCTGACTACAAGACGGTCGTCACGGCTGCCAAAAGTCAAGATGGATCGGTTAATGCAAAATCGGCAGTCATGCGGTGTTTGCGCATGACTGCCGATTCAGATTAATATGCGCAAATAACCAGTGCGTTAGTGTTGCGCGTCTTTTTTAGCTTGATCGACTAAAATACTATCGACCACGTCTTGCATGCTAACTTTTGCGAGGCGGGCTTCCGCGGCCGTCTGCGCATCTTGATAGTATTGTTGGAGCACATGTT
This genomic window from Lactobacillus sp. CBA3606 contains:
- a CDS encoding flavodoxin produces the protein MAKKVLIVDYSWSQTTAAMAAQLQQLTAATRIELTVAPGTFPSDMFATADVANQQLASGHLPELTNSWPELTQYAIILVGGPVWSAKVATPVRTFLKQLTTYSGTVAPFYTDAGTPGNYEADFASLLPTTTVVPGIGLTAGALQSATQPLTTWWQTLLNGLK